Below is a window of Ahaetulla prasina isolate Xishuangbanna chromosome 1, ASM2864084v1, whole genome shotgun sequence DNA.
CTCACCAGGAATTCATGGTCACCATGACAACCATGAATCTGACCCAAATTATTGACCCAATTCATGCTGAAGGTcacattagatttatttatttttttgatctTGAGAGACTTGCAATATGATCAAGGTGGGGGGCAGTATCGTCAGTCCTTTGTCATGAACAGAGCACTCAGATTGCCTTTTGGTTTACTGCTGCTACTTTTCCCTGCAAGAAGGTAAGACCTGTTAGATCTACCTACTCCAAGTGTCTAAGAGACTCTGGGATTTCAGAGAGTGTACATCCTGTCATTTGTTCTTATTTTGCTTTAGAATTATATTACTGTTATTATTCATGTTGTCAGATCAAATAGATTTCAGCTACTTAATTCTTTGTCCTTTAAATGTATAAAGTATACTTTAAGTATCTTTGATTGAACTATGACCTCCAAAATCCATGCCAAAATAATTTGAAGCTTACTCAAATGCTGTACAATAAGGTCATTGGTTTCCTTTCTATCAAATCTCTTATGTAACCTATGATCACTCTCATATTATTTGGCAATTATGAACTCCTCATCCATGTTATGTGAAGGTGTACTTTTTATTATGATATCTCTGCATCACAGATATGGGGATCTAGTTTTGtaaaagatcccttccaaccctcaGTTCCTTTTCAACAGCCACAGGATAAATGTCCCCATCTCCTGGGTTCCACTGTTTTATTGTGCATACTGTACATACAAACCAACATCTCAGAATAGACTGACCACAGCTATGATTTCTTCCATTGCTTCCCTCTATAATAGTTCAATATTGTCAGTGTCACCATATCACCATAACACTGGTGATATGTGTTAGTCACCAATCTTTCATACGTATGATTGTGTCATTGTTCAAAACAGTGCATCTTTTGGACAAggaggtaccatattttttgatgtataagacgcactctcccccacaagtgggtggaaatgtctgtgcatcttatgcaACAAATGTTGCTGAAGACCTGCCCACCTGCCACCTCCCACCCttcagtctctgcctcccaacaattttcttccttgcagcaaacagcaaacagcctggtcagcttcaccacagcctgatttagctcaAGCAGCTGActggtggttggatcggcctcctggaataccacctatcagctgtttcaggctgcagggattgccaccagCCATCGCCACTGTTGCTACCCATCACCGCTGCCACCTATCGACTCTGCGCAccccattttaagcctctgcatgtccagtttttggcctccatgcaccccattttcagcccgtCCCAGGTGGTGGAGAACGCTGGCCCACTGCCTATCTCTgccgcctggaatgggccaaaaatgggacatgtggaggctgaaaatggggtgcatggaggcAGCGATAGGTGGCAGCAGCAGTGGGCGGCGACAGCAGCGATGGGCggtggcaatccccacagcctggaacagctgataggtggtattccgggaggccgatccaaccgccaatcagttgCTTGTGCTAAATTAGGTTGTGCTGAAGCGGACcaggctgcaaggaggcaaattgctgtttgctgcaaggaggcaaattgctgggaggcagaggcagatttttttttcttgttttcctccccaaaagcttatagtccagagcgtcgtatagtctgaaaaatatggtactttataTAACTTTTTGCTAAAGCGTCTGCCTGAACTCCAAATTCTATTTGGTAATTGTCAAGCCCAAGCAACTAGATCTGCAAGGTTCAAGTTGACTACTATATTGAGTTCTAGTGATAGTAGAAGAATCTTCCCAGATTGCTTGCCTTCCCTTGGGAACGAACAGATAAAGTCCCATGGAACttagggtgtgtgtgtttgtgtctgagtCAGTCCTAGGTCTCTTGTGGCTGCACAATGACTCAAAGCTAACATATTCCTTGATTCTCCCTCCTTGTCTGTCTGGGGATTTCACATGTACATGTGATAAGAGAACTGTTTGTTAACTGTGTTTTTCAAGTGGTCCCTGTACATTCATGTTTGAAAGTTACATATTTTATTGCACCTCCATGCCCAATTTTTAAATCAATAATTAGTCTTTCCATTTGCACTGATAAAGTGTCAGTTCATTCATAATAAGTTACTACAGGTTGATAATCAAAGATGCTATATTTGGAAGAACACTATTTGTCTATCATTGAACTATTATATTATTTGCTGTATGCAATATTTGTATAATTCTTATACCATagattccaaatattttttatataattcaAGAGcacattcatatttatttaaagttttgtttttaaaataaagagagaaaagaaactaAATTGAACAAAATACAGTGataatacattatttttaaaaagcatgcttaaaaataagtgaaaaaatacaaaaaataaagtatatttcattataacagtaaacagttacaaTTCTATATATAATTATCTAATGCAAACATTTTGCAaggatattatctatctatctatctatctatctatctatctatctatctatctatctatctatctctctctctctctctctctctctctatccaataTAACTGAAGCCATTGCTTGGAGCATATGCAATGCAGGGCACACTTTCATAAAATTTTGTAGAAAGTAGCTATAAAAAGTTTCTGGCATTAATTCTGGCATTAAATGTAGAAGTAATGTACTGTACATATGAAAGCACAGATGATCACTTGAAGAATCACAATTACATTAAGCAATTTTTGTTATTGTCTGATTGATGCTTAACAAACTGTACAGAAATCTAGTTCTTATTTCCCGTGTACCACTTGCTTCCTACTCATTACATGAAATATTCATCAATTTtcagatagttttttttttttaaaaaaataaaagtatttccACTTCAAAATAATGTCATATATGTCTTTCCTATCCCTGGACACCTCTGTTTTTTCTATAGCTTTCCTTTTATTAAATGACTTTCCTGCTACTGTGTGTTGCTAGAAACCatctaatgtttatttttattgtgtatATTCTCTTTTTAACTGGTTTTCTTTCTATTCCAGTTACGTTTTTCTTGTTTACAGGATGACCCATGGGCTTTGCTAGGGTATTTACTGAATAATAACCTATTGCATTGTTACCTCTTAGGAGTGTTAATCAGACATCACACTAGTAGGAGGTAAAGGGCAGGTTTTGTTTTTAGTAGCAGCAGCATCAGATTAGTGGGAGGCAGttgcctctccttctttcttataTGTATTAGATCTGGATACTGAAGATGGAATACTGAAAAAGAATGAGGGGGAATTCTACCAACTGTTCTTCAGGCATCTCAGTAGATACCCTTGGGCTTTAAACCAGGGTATTGATGTCATGTGGTAAGGGATTTGCCATTATGGTAAATaccatttttcccccctgcaGAATCTTTATTCAAACATAACTTCATTAATTTGACAAAACTGGGAAGGGGCATCCTCTAATTCTCGGTCTCTCTCTGCATAATTTCAAAAGCCTTGCATAAGTAACATTCACATTCAGGGCAAATGTTTCTCcctcagagagagaaagatacaaGACCAAGAAGGGGTGAAAGGAGATAAGGTCCTTCTACTTTCCACTCTGATTCTACTTGCTGTGGGGTCCAAACAGGGTGctgttcccccctccctcaaGTGGTGAGAAGCTGACAGGAAAGGGTCCCCAGCTCTTGGTCTCCATTCATTTGTGGTTTTAATTCTCCTGGCTAATTTCAGCTATTACAACATTgcttatttcaggggtctccaacctgggcaactttaagcctggaggacttcaactcccagaatgccccagccagctggctgtggcattctgggagttgaagtccttcaggcttaaagttgcccaggttggagacctctggcttaTATCGTTTTAACATTCTGGATAACCAACTATTTTTGTGTGTCTTTTTCCAGGTATTCCCACTGAAACCTTTTGAAATGAATGGTCTCCCCAGGGTGGTGCCTTTAAATTTGCCTTACCAAGATTTCAAAAGGGATGTATCAGAAAATAGGGAAAGATCCAAAATTCTGCAACGAATAAAAAAAGTGGATTTCTCAAATGTTGTCTTAACCGCCCCTTGTAAGCCACCTAATGCTCATCTTCAACTGGCAAATGGCagatacaaagaaaaaaaggaggaaaaagaagaggaggaagaggaagaggacgaTGATGAAGATCTTGGTAATTTAGGGGAAGAACTTGATATGCAGAGCGAGTCAAGCAGTGACGTGAGTCAAAAAAGTACTGAGCGTAGTCAGGAAGGTGCTCCATCCACTCTTTTAGCAGATGATCAGAAGGAATCTAAGGGTCGAGCATCAGCTGCAGAAGGAGACTTGGAACTTGAGGAAGGCTCAAAAACATTAGTTCTCTTTTCACCAGGTGACTTGAAAAAGTCTCCTGTGAATACAGACTTGGCTCCTGATGCTGATCTTGGAACTCTTGCTGCACTGACTCCTCAAAGTGAGAAACCTCAGCCTATGGGAAGCCAGCTTGATGTATCTGAGCCAGGAACGTTGTCTTCCATCCTCAAGTCTGAACCAAAGCCTCCTATGTCTGTGGCCACAACCTCCTCCCCTTTTACTAAAGTGGAACGCACATTTGTCCATATTGCTGAAAAGACACATCTAAACATCATGTCTTCCAGTGGGCAGCTTATGAGGCATGAGGAATACTCTAATACAGGGCAGTTTGAAGAGATAATCGTTGAGGAAGAATTAGAGGAAAATCAGGTACTGATAGAAAATGGGAGTGTGAATTCAGCCTTGGAAGGGGGAGAAATGGAAAGTTGTGCTTTCTCAGTGAATCATATTGAAACCACCTCTGAAGCTGCAGGGGAACTGGTATTCCTGAATGGTGTTAAaatgggagaagaagaggagctaGAACTTAAGGGCAAACTTATTCCTGAGTCAGATGTGGAAGAAGATAGTAAGTTGATTTCAGAAGAACCTGGCCTTGATAATAAACCCCTTGCAAATGAATCCCTTAGACAAACAGAGTTGCTTCCACATATTCTAGCAGAAACTTCCAAAAAGCCACTGAATGTAAGGTATAGAAGCCGGATTCCTGTCTTGCTGTCTGAAGAAGACACTGGATCAGATGTTTCAGCTTCACACTCTGGCAAAGAAAGGCTATACAAGAGACTGAAACAACAGGATTTGGCCCGCCTGGTGATGGAGAAAAGGCAAAGCCATCTATTCAGGTTAGCTTCTggagcttcatcttctgcttcctcTAGTGATGAGAGGCAGCGGGCTTCAGAAACCTTATCGGCAACTGGTTCTGAGGAAGATACTCATGATTCAGATGATTTCACCCCAAGGAAGATTGGAAATCAGGAGAGAATTTCCCTGGTGAAGATGGAGGAGAGAAGTTTAAATATAAGGAGCAGAATCCCTCGCCCCATTGTACCTGTAAAGCCACCTATGATAGAACTAAAATATGGGAGCCCTTCAGCCCTTCCTCCAGCAGCACCAAGTAGAAGTACCGGTGATGCAACTGGGTCCATAAGGTATGTGGTACTTCTTTCTGATTCAACAAGCAGTTGGATTTATAGAGTTACTTTTGTCCTTGTTGTCTCCTCAGCTCCTTCTTTATATTTACCCACCCTATCCACTAGGTGGTAATCAACCATTTTTCCCCAGACTAATCTTGCTATGATGTtagataataattttaaaataggcTGCCTACAGAGCCTTCCCAAACATCCAATAGCTTTGCCTTCAAAATTAGGTAGAAGTTGGTATTTTTGCATAAAAGAGATACCACTGGGGTCATGGAAACTTTTTAAAACCAGATTGGAACATAATAAATTTCTACAGGGGTATTTAgaaataaaagatataaaaaggaCATTTTAGGTAGGAATCACAACTGAAGGAGTAAGCCTATTTTATGGTCTCTTAGTTTAGTATTCCCTACTggagatttttttcattttcatttcatttgttttaatattgtatactAGAGGTTCCTATATATAAGTTTGGGGGTAACAATTCTGACATGTATCAACTATCTATGACTTTTATTATCTTAGTTACAGTACGTAGCTGCATCTACATTCTCTAATGTTCTCTAATGTCTAtccttgcaggtagtcctcaatttacaactggtcATTTAACTACCGGTTGAAGTTACTGCAGCCTCAGATGGGATGTTTTACATCCTGTAAAATGTCATGGGGCATCCACTCCCAATTACATGACCTCAGTTCAAGCAGTTGGCAACCTTTTCACAATTATGATCAGTTTCCAAGCACCCTGCGATCATGTCCATCACCATTTACAATCTTTTCTattggcttccccagaaagtcaatggggaagcctgcaggGGAAGGTTGCAAGTTGTGAGaggactctcatctccagaaacTGGCTGAAAGAGTTGCCTGCCAAATGGAGCTTAGCCCCTCTGCTGGGCTGTAGaaacaaggaaaggaaaatcTATTTCTTGTTCATTTAATGTGTATCCTGTCTTTCTTCCAAATAATATATACTGTACAAGGCGgtgaattacaaaataaatacatttaaatacttcaattaaaaaaacccagtatCTTAACGCAAATTCTCTACCTTTAAATGCTCAATATGTAGTGTTTGCTTCTTTAACAGAAGTGGCTTATATGCTTGGTTTATGTGACTTTCAGCAAAGGTGATGCTGTTCCTGCAAAAACATAACCTGCATCTCACCTCTACCATGCAAATAATATCTTGGCTGAAGCAAACACTGCATAAACATGTCCAAATATGGGTATCCATAGAGAAGGCAAGAatgacaaaatatacataacaatGTCACAGTGCAAATGTGAGTCACACACTAACAATAGACATTAGGGTCCAAAAACACCTAGTATTTTTTGTATCTGCATGATGACATCTCTGCATGCATGTTGCTATTTTGATATCACTTTGAATATTGCCCTGTCAGATGTGTAGGGGCTCTTTTATTAAAGGAGAAATAAGCATACATTTGTTCATCAGGGCTTGGGTACATTGTTCCACTCCCACAAGACACGTGGTGAAGGAGATAGCCTTGCTGTCCTACCATATGAAGTTGTTATCGATATGCAAAAACAATGACTTGAGTATGTTGATAACTGAACTTGCCCTTTTCTTTATTGTGGCATGTGGTAGCACTTGGCCACTACCATGTGTGTCCTTTTAATCTGTTACAGACTATTAGTTTTTATCATATGTTTTACAGTAAGATACTTATGGTGAGCTGGTTACAAAAAAAACATTGTggtttccccttcttttcttcctgcaGGATTCAGGGGCAAAGGCCATTTGGGAATGTAACTGGTGATCCCCGGATGAAAGCTACCCCAACTCCTGCTACCCCTTCCTTGAAGAGCAGCCCAAGGAAAACCTCCCATCTTCCAGCTAGAAGCCCTATTCTCCCTCCACGAAATCTCAGTGCTTCCCCCAAAAGCCAATCCCTATCCAGAAAGGAAAGCCCATCACCATCTCGACCGCATAGGCCTGGAACTACATTTCCTCCATGGGCTCAGTCTTCTCCCAAAAGTTCATCCAGGGCTCAGGCGATAGGCCTATTGGGAGATATTCCTGTCTCACCAGGTACGCTCAGAAAAGGACCAAAAGGGAAAACCCATACTCCAGGAACCAAAGGAAAACAGGTATTCCAAGAAGGCAAGTCTACTGCTAGATAATGATCTGCTGCTGCCAGTCCATTAGACCTACCGACCTACCATCTCGCCAGGCTGGAAAAACCTCTGCATATAATATACACTCGAGATGCTGCAGCACAGCCTTATGTGTCGGAAATATATGCATATAGCAGCTAGTTGTACTTCAGTGCTTCACTTGCCCACACATGCCCATGCTGTCTCAatcccagctctctctctctctctctggctgaGAGCCTCCTGGCCAGCTCATGCTTGCTTTTGCCGGTCACCAAGCAACAACTCAGGCAGCCTGCCTAGTGCCTGATATTCTTTCCTTCATCTTCATTTCTTTAGTTTCTCGGTTAGCAACACCACAGAACCCTGAGAGATTGCTAGGAGAGATGGCTTTTTATAGCATACATCAGCCCCAGTCAGTGGAGAAATTAAAAGGGCTGCACAGAACCTGAAAGGGAAATCTCGGTGTGAGCTTCTCAGTGGTCTAGATGTATTGATGTCCCCGTTTGGCATCCACACACTCTGAGCCTGCTTCTGTGTAGCTCTGGTGATGCTGGTGTATTAATAGAAAGAAAGTCACAATCAGACCCCTCAATTGCTATCCTGCCTATAGTTATATGAAGAGTCAATAACAGCCAAGGGAAGAGGAGCTGCATCCTTGGCAGCTTCTTTTGGATGCATAGCGTCCCTTAGCAGCAGTCCTCAGAAGGCTGCTAAAGAGAAGTGTTAGATTTATTGAGAGAAACTGTTCCTGGGTGCTCTGAAGTCAAGAGCCATCAGTTTTTCCCCTTCAGCATTATGCCCATAAGCTGATATCCACCAGAAGTAGTGCTTTCTGTAAAGGCAGCAGTGAAAGCTTCTCAGGGAGCTCTACATGATCTCTTTATTGGTAAAAACAGtgcaaaagtgcaaagaaaagagCTAAAGCCTAAATAATGACCTAGGGAACCAATAGGGCTCCACTCTatggtatttttttcaaaatccaaATATAAGGCATTTTAAAACATGGACTGCCTCCCCTTCTGGGATATGTTGGACatacagtttttaatttttatgtttttttttaaaagcaggctTTCCATTTCTAAATGCCTTGCAAAGATAGTACCTGCTTATTTTAGGAATCCAGCTGCCAGACAATCATCGGTGTTTGGCACCTCTCAAATTATTTAGTTTTCAACCTGGCGCTTGATAAATCTCGATAAAGCTTTTGAAGCTGGCTAATTGGGGGGAGGCTTCATGGTACCCCCTCTCTTCTATGCTCTGGCCTGAAAAGTTATATGAACTTGCCATTATGATCAGGACACACATTATAACTAAGTACTTATATCTAAGAATCTAGCTTTAGATATggagaattgcaaaaaaaaaaaaaaaaggaaatgtatgaATGCTTGGCTCTTGTAATAGTACTGAATAATATTCTCCCACCATCTACGTGAATCTATAAATTGCAATGATAGAAAGTAAGAAATGAAGGATTTGAACAGATCAGGATAATTTATTGTTAGTTCTTGgtattcttttcttgttttcttttcactCTACAGCTGTCAAGCAGAGCTATATAAAATATGAATGgaacttctttccttccttcatttctttagaCTAATTTTTGTTGCTGTGTAAACGTAATAAATGACACTTGCAACTTCTTAGTAAGAGATAAATAGATTCTGGCTAGTCAATATTACTACTTTTCTTGGTGGGAATTCAGGAGTTGGTTGGTTgttaaaggaaaattattttatCAATAGATAATCAAGGCCCAAGATTACCAGTGAATGTTCTTGCATCAGAGATGTTgactattttttatattgtattagaAAATGAccttaaaaaaagataatatacTGTTAATCTCATGTCCATCTTTTCAACAGAGGATAATTATGAGAATGTCTAGAATACCCTATTTAATCAATAGAATGATTGTTATGACCTACACCTGAGGAAACATGGGTCTTGTGGTTCTATGAGAGTATTATTAAGGCTTAGAGCAGAATTCCAGGACAGGGCTAAGAGCAATATAAGCCACAAGTCTTTGTTTTGGTAAGATCATGTTGATGAAACAACAAAGAAACAACAATAGAAACAACCCAGATTAGTTTTTGGTACATTAGTTGGAACTACACTGTGATTTTAGTTGAGAGACAATTGCAATGGGGTTTTGATAAGAAACACTCtgattttacaatatttcttccctttttaatatatatctatGTTTTTTCTTTTGCCTCATAACTTCCAGACTTTTCTGTTCTGCAACTCTAGGAACCCATAGTATGCAAGAGCCTCTCAGTCATACTTCAGGCTATTCCAAGCTTCCAAGGCCACAAGGGTGATAGAGTTTGTCATGCCTCTTTGAAtaatttctgctttttatttctttgtttgtttaaatgTTTACAAATAATTTTATCCTCCCCATTCCCTTCATTAACTTTTCCACCTGCCTTCATTAAAAACCTCTTTTCTTAGTCCTCCACAAGATATTCTCCACATCCTAGTGGAAAGGGGTTGAGTTTCGTGGCAGAACACATGTCTtgcatattgttgttgttgttgttagtcacgaagttgtgtctgactcatcgtgacctcatggacaatgttcctccaggccttcctgtcctctaccaacccccggagtccatttaagctcacatctactgcttcagtgattccatccaaccacctcattctctgtcatccccttttttcttttgacctcaattgttcccaggttcttctccagtgagtcctttcttctcattaggtggccaaggtatttgagtttcatcttcaggatctggccttctaaagagcagtcagggttgatctcctctaggactgaccagtttgatcgccttgcagtccaagggacttgcaggagccttctccagcaccatagttcaaaggcctcaattctttggcactcagccttccttatggtccaactttcacagctatacattgcaactgggaaaaccatagccttgtttatacacacttttgttggctaagtgatgtctctgctttttagtatgctgtttagCTTTCcagagctttcctccccaggagcaagtgtcttttaatttcttggctgtagtccctatctgcggtgatcttggagtccaggaaaataaaatctgtcactaccttcatttcttccctatctatttgccaggaattgagagggccggatgccatgatcttaattttcttaatataGATTAAGTCTTGCATATAGATAGGCCCAATCTACTtgaatgaagttttttttttacttgaatgtATTCGAGAGACAGAAAAGAGTAAGATCCCTGATTGGGACCCTGCATGGCCCCTGTTAATCTGCATGAATAATAATGGTAGACGGGCAAATGATCTTATGGCTTAGGGATGCTCTCTACCTTCCTGCTTTTTCAGATATATCTAGGCATCCTGCAAATATCTGAAAAAGCAGGAAGGTAGAGAGCATCTAGTGAGCCATAAGGACATCTAATCTAACCTGGTTCTTTTCCTTGGCAATAAACAAGACTGCCTTAGAATCTGGCCAGACTTTGCCAGTTGGGAACCACTGACAGGAGCTGAATTAGTGGATTTCatccaggatttgaggggacaattataaataatatttctgtAGTCAGTAGCCCCCTTTGAGATGTAGGAGCATATAAATTATAAGGCTTATGTTGATAGAATTTATTATTCTGACAGCTATTTGAGATTAGTATTATTGAATATCTCATATAAATGTTGGGATTTGTATCTGAAGAGAAGAGTGGGCCATTTTATTGAGCTTGGCCATATTGTTCTCCAAAGACATTGTTAGGCATAGAACATCATGGCCTATTCAATCCTAGACCTCACATGTAAAATAGGGATGTGCCAATAGCATTGGAAGATAGCTGTCAATCATCTTGATCATCCTTTGTGCCTGGTAGTAAAAGAGTAAAAAGTGGGAAGCCTAAAGGTGCGATCTACAACATTGATTGATTACTTCAAGAGACTCACTACTTTAGACCTTTGTTTTTATATAAGCAAAGGATGATGGGGCAAGAATATCATCACCCAGTCCATCATACCTCTTTTTATGtttatttggtgtgtttttttaaaacaaaatatgcttACGTTGGCTTCACTCACATATTGTGCTAAGTCATAATATGGTTTGCTTGTTTGTGTTACTTCTGTGATCCCAGTCACTAAGGTCAGTAAACAATAATTTATTGTTTAACACAACATATGAAACCAACCAACCGATATATGCACTCATTCATCTGTGGTTTATGAAATAAAGCATGAATCCTTCCCATAAATTCAGAAACTTAGATATTATTCAAGAAAAATGAATAGGTAAAAAAACTATTCTCTGCGCCAGCTAATTCTTATCCCAAAATGAAGACGCTATGTAAACATTAGGTACAAATTTGAAGCACAAGCCTTGGACAAAGGAGGCTTTTGCCTTCCCCTTCTGGTCAGTTTTTCCAGAGTGTTATCCCTGTGACCATATGAGAAATGGGATGTGGGGTATAGAAGGTTCCTATATATGTTCCTGATTCCAGTAAGAAAAACAgtccaaaaaaaaatctttttagcctaaaaacagaattatcagtctttctcaccccattcctcctcctcctcctcctccccctcttcctcctcctcctcctcctcctcctcctccgtaagGGAAGAAAGACCTGTACATTACTTTTTGCTTGAACCGAGTTGGCAGTAGGTTCTTGGACATAGAACATTTTGACATATTATGTCCTAGACCTCATGATGTAGGAGGCAGGGAGGCATTCAGTCTACTCATATACAACCACAATTCAGTCCTGCCTCCTCCATGCAATGCGATAATAATATTACTTTTCTGGTTTAATCCAGAATTAATAGCTATTCTGTCTAGAGATGCCCGTGGTCAAGCATTATTCATTGTAAATGAAATAGGTACTGTTTAGGAGacctaaattattttaattgggtGATACGTGGTAAGCAGATCTGTTCTATTGGTATACAACTCTAATTCTTAAATATGTCATATATCAGTGTATATGTATAGCAATACTGGAAGAGCAAGAAAGGTTTAATCTGCCCTCCAAATAGTATTAGTGTTGGGCACAAACATGTTATACCTCTTGA
It encodes the following:
- the TTBK1 gene encoding tau-tubulin kinase 1 isoform X2; amino-acid sequence: MQCLAAAIKDEPNMSGGGEQVDILPANYVVKDRWKVLKKIGGGGFGEIYEAMDLLTRENVALKVESAQQPKQVLKMEVAVLKKLQGKDHVCRFIGCGRNEKFNYVVMQLQGRNLADLRRSQPRGTFTLSTTLRLGKQILESIEAIHSVGFLHRDIKPSNFAMGRLPSTYRKCYMLDFGLARQYTNTNGEVRPPRNVAGFRGTVRYASVNAHKNREMGRHDDLWSLFYMLVEFAVGQLPWRKIKDKEQVGMIKEKYEHRMLLKHMPSEFHLFLDHIANLDYFTKPDYQLIMTVFENSMKERGITENEAFDWEKAGTDILLSTSTSTPPQQNTRQTAAMFGVVNITPVPGDLLRENTEDVLQGEHLSDQENAPPILSVRPTENNLGQAPNVPFNEGEVWEETDVNRNKLRISISKTQCLAEDDQKSGVCPISPVRAVPDSPTTQARSLRYRRVNSPESERLSTADGKVDQHERRSRVDLPCSPSRLVCSSQPAQMLSIETGQVDRQASGRMDVSASVEHEALSNAFRSVPLAEEEDFDSKEWVIIDKETELKDFHPGAEPSTSGTTDEEPEELKPIEEGDERRQLGAEAAVRPKIHDGRVRGMQPVAEEDSSHRNEMQCHTVSESKHEQQPGSPSQSPLYSAPAIRQRRRESEPMGPERQVFPLKPFEMNGLPRVVPLNLPYQDFKRDVSENRERSKILQRIKKVDFSNVVLTAPCKPPNAHLQLANGRYKEKKEEKEEEEEEEDDDEDLGNLGEELDMQSESSSDVSQKSTERSQEGAPSTLLADDQKESKGRASAAEGDLELEEGSKTLVLFSPGDLKKSPVNTDLAPDADLGTLAALTPQSEKPQPMGSQLDVSEPGTLSSILKSEPKPPMSVATTSSPFTKVERTFVHIAEKTHLNIMSSSGQLMRHEEYSNTGQFEEIIVEEELEENQVLIENGSVNSALEGGEMESCAFSVNHIETTSEAAGELVFLNGVKMGEEEELELKGKLIPESDVEEDSKLISEEPGLDNKPLANESLRQTELLPHILAETSKKPLNVRYRSRIPVLLSEEDTGSDVSASHSGKERLYKRLKQQDLARLVMEKRQSHLFRLASGASSSASSSDERQRASETLSATGSEEDTHDSDDFTPRKIGNQERISLVKMEERSLNIRSRIPRPIVPVKPPMIELKYGSPSALPPAAPSRSTGDATGSIRIQGQRPFGNVTGDPRMKATPTPATPSLKSSPRKTSHLPARSPILPPRNLSASPKSQSLSRKESPSPSRPHRPGTTFPPWAQSSPKSSSRAQAIGLLGDIPVSPGTLRKGPKGKTHTPGTKGKQVFQEGKSTAR
- the TTBK1 gene encoding tau-tubulin kinase 1 isoform X1, whose amino-acid sequence is MGRHDDLWSLFYMLVEFAVGQLPWRKIKDKEQVGMIKEKYEHRMLLKHMPSEFHLFLDHIANLDYFTKPDYQLIMTVFENSMKERGITENEAFDWEKAGTDILLSTSTSTPPQQNTRQTAAMFGVVNITPVPGDLLRENTEDVLQGEHLSDQENAPPILSVRPTENNLGQAPNVPFNEGEVWEETDVNRNKLRISISKTQCLAEDDQKSGVCPISPVRAVPDSPTTQARSLRYRRVNSPESERLSTADGKVDQHERRSRVDLPCSPSRLVCSSQPAQMLSIETGQVDRQASGRMDVSASVEHEALSNAFRSVPLAEEEDFDSKEWVIIDKETELKDFHPGAEPSTSGTTDEEPEELKPIEEGDERRQLGAEAAVRPKIHDGRVRGMQPVAEEDSSHRNEMQCHTVSESKHEQQPGSPSQSPLYSAPAIRQRRRESEPMGPERQVFPLKPFEMNGLPRVVPLNLPYQDFKRDVSENRERSKILQRIKKVDFSNVVLTAPCKPPNAHLQLANGRYKEKKEEKEEEEEEEDDDEDLGNLGEELDMQSESSSDVSQKSTERSQEGAPSTLLADDQKESKGRASAAEGDLELEEGSKTLVLFSPGDLKKSPVNTDLAPDADLGTLAALTPQSEKPQPMGSQLDVSEPGTLSSILKSEPKPPMSVATTSSPFTKVERTFVHIAEKTHLNIMSSSGQLMRHEEYSNTGQFEEIIVEEELEENQVLIENGSVNSALEGGEMESCAFSVNHIETTSEAAGELVFLNGVKMGEEEELELKGKLIPESDVEEDSKLISEEPGLDNKPLANESLRQTELLPHILAETSKKPLNVRYRSRIPVLLSEEDTGSDVSASHSGKERLYKRLKQQDLARLVMEKRQSHLFRLASGASSSASSSDERQRASETLSATGSEEDTHDSDDFTPRKIGNQERISLVKMEERSLNIRSRIPRPIVPVKPPMIELKYGSPSALPPAAPSRSTGDATGSIRIQGQRPFGNVTGDPRMKATPTPATPSLKSSPRKTSHLPARSPILPPRNLSASPKSQSLSRKESPSPSRPHRPGTTFPPWAQSSPKSSSRAQAIGLLGDIPVSPGTLRKGPKGKTHTPGTKGKQVFQEGKSTAR